The genomic DNA cgtcatttatccctagccgggagaaaagggctgaagggagcggtttgtgggaagcggcacacacggtggtttttgttggacctgagcgcagacatttcgtcctcggttctgccaaactgcctcggagggtcgtgtttgcgaaaccttttttttttgctaaatttgagggtgtgagtttcccgctgcctgtcccacagccactcccatcagggatcttgctgtagcacacccgtgtcctcgtcttcccctggggctccgagccaggctgggagcagtggggacgggacggtgttaggggaaggacacgtcgggctggctacaacagccgtattcagggacttattcctgcccgtgggtgacacttgtaacctcacaagagcttcgtaccgagcaccacgtacccctccggagtgtttgtcctcagatgaggtgtgtttggtggccccctgccttatatggctgataaccatcgattgacagcctcaagctggagaggacaatatgcaattcttggtagcaaaatcttcatgtgtggccattcctcctagggctactgcaaggctggtgtttcccaagcgctctgaaaagactgtgggccatctccttcccacgcacactGATCTTACACCAGGTGAGCCatcgacacctttcctcctttgcaaggcaagaggcggcCCCTCTTTTGAGGCTGAACTAGGTGTGTGGGGGgctcaaatttggatatagtcctgcaaagctcagctcacctgcaggctcctcactccagcatttaaggcaagggaagatagagggggtgaggatggagtccctcacccacccacaaatgACGCTGGGCCAGTAGCAGATGTGTGTCCAAAAGGGACGCAGCTCTCGGGACtgggaatggaacttttacagagaaaatgacctctggagtatcagaagatcagcagatacgccagccaaaagaaacaaaggaacagcagagaaggagcaactccggtttgactggattgacacatttaaggaaaaggaaggcacggtatctgtcattctccttacggccgtgatttgtctttctccgcattccaagacctgatgctagacactaacaacaaagtcaaacgcttttatatacaaatgtttgggatgctgtcaggagggatttgttttcaaggggtttaggcctgttcaggcgctgtgagggcgctctgtgcgtcgctgtttgtgtttgaagttgcgggtgttgctgtaagaagtaaggcaagtgcaggaggttgctgaggttgtcctctctctcctcctctgtgcaggacacggacgggacacacgaatagcagcggtggagcatggagtctgtcggctctcccctaccagcaaagttcgcccatcccagagccatacccaccaggtttctccctgccatccacaccatggcgtcaagctataagaaccgatttccttaccgccccttgcctcagagctacagcctcccctggatgcccagcacctactacaaaacggctgccagcaaaccaactttggctgccttttccaagagttcccagGGGATAACCGACGGCGAGAAGCTTCcatctgtttccaccagaaccaccgtcttcacccgctacacccctgaagactggtacaagtccaacgtgaccaattacagggagtcggagacctcccagaagaacgcggagcgcctgagagccgatacctcccgcatcattgaccacaaataccagcagaccaagaaaacgcaagtagaaagcaccaaaaacctgggagtgcgcgccaatgacatcgcgttttggaaatcggagctctgccacgagctagatgaggtgatcggggagaccaacgcgctcacagaggtgaagaccaggctggagagagccttggccgaggcggaggcccctctccgggtAAGCACCCGTCCCAGcgcgctgcaagctgtagcctactgctgaaacatctgcagcccttcaaacgtctcattaagtttcactgcagctccagaacgtctagaaagcttttattgaggccattagttaagttagtagtaaacaaaccccccttgccatctgctggatcccctatcagcacaggctgagcacgtcagagcagcgtttgcttaactcaatatttttagaagccgtacatccagaatcccagtttgggagacaaaagcccatgtcttaccacgaggctctggcgaggtgggcatcaaggctgacacaggtcccccgtttcagctgtggctgcaccagggacacgtctgctccctcatgatggtttaatgctgatgttgcagctcggctgctccttgtcagcaaaaccagctgccccgggccacttttttcccctcttgtcatctccgtgcccacctagagtttcttttcttacattattggagatggggacagtccccatagagagccctgcccctgcagccagcggtgatggcgtgtccccaacaggtcgctcaggagtgcttacttcaccgggagaagaggatgggcatcgacctggtccatgacaacgtggaggaacagctcttaacagtaagttgggtaactcagatcatgcgttgaagctatttttaccGGATTTCAAAGCtatgggatttggagcactgatcacctgcctccagcagccggagcttcacaaaggcaatgggtttgtgctgaagtcaagtgagctgagagcaacacacttcctccagtggagctgaatgtgtctcagaaattcagcctgggcatttacaccgaagtcaagtccatctcctcttgtcccgtacggatgggattcctcctggggaggaaaacaatttgggagcaaaaagggcaggtgctgctctggggacggaggtgtgtagtggtccagggaaccactctgcctgtccacaccaggatgtgtccctgtccgtgcagtggaactaaccaccgcttgacactgaggtcaaggtgaaaaaatccttattgacccaccctgaaagggaacgcaaaggccgtggctgcagccacagcacccttctgtcccctccagggcaCTGGgcgagttttcctgcctgtttgctttgggcaggaagacaagcaggcaagttcgtgctgtgtgcagggttggagaggtccaaggggaggagtgtgaccagGACGAGTGAGGATGGACACTGATGgggtcctcttttgcctttgcccaggaagtcgatgtcatcaggtcgtgccgggagaagatgcagcagttcctggagaaggtcaaagcccagatcacgtaaggaggagctccttctctcatgtcgtagggctgatgtgcatttgtggtcacagcagagccccagcagaaccccagcagatgtgaacccccagaagaagcctgtctctccccacaccccgcaggcgtaaagcccatggaggctccatggcatgcgggcggtgatgctcgtgggaggacagagctgcgcgggggggccgggagctgctgtggggagtggaacggggaggaagccattccacccgtacgtccccaccgatggctgctgtttgcatgttgaaggtccaaccgggtggcccagcagaatctggagaaggatctggccaacaagcaggtggcccaccggatcgacgacaggtgccaccacctgatgaacacctcccagggcatcagttactaccgaggggtggagcaggtcgatgccacgtgagtgcacgctgtcggtccccagcagcaagctgtccccgggatacgcggtgcctctccctggcagggagctgcttgtccccaacccagatccatccggcctggagacacctccctcagagcggtcatttctctccgctccccggaaagggagcacaaccctctgctgacagttggatgccaaacatccagagggtgaaagccagtcccacctcattaaacattctaccaggggttgagagatcagcctgccaAGTAATTCAgcggagcacctctgctgaaacaactcactaagtttatgcatattttcaaagatgtgtcttagttgttgccaggcgatgtttatacttttcaaggactcttttcagcttcccatagaagtgaggaggagcataggcagaacaagggaaaggccaatggaatattccataccatagatgccatgctcaggatataaatgggggttggtgcggggtgggaatatgcggtcggggctcgggaaggtgccagttcactgggtggtgagagtgacttgtgtcattattattattgttattattattattattattattattattattgttcgtttctgttactgttctattaaactgtccttatctccacccatgagtttttccctttccctttcccctccttttctccctcgtctcccttctgggggggagggggagaactgcaccagcgcacgcgtggtcctggctgctggctggggttaaactatgacatacagtccaattaaaagtgtagatttaagctatagtgaatccacgctgctccctggcagggtccatgcctgcccacatccagcttaccgggggcctctccttttccccgccaggatctcggtgccgcagtcctgggccaagttcaccaacgacaacatcctccgctcccagagcgagcgggcggcctccgccaagctgcgggacaacatcgagaacctgctggcggtgacggacagccagatgtggcggcagttcaacgccgtgaacgtcgccttcaccaaccgcatcgccgagacggccgatgccaagagaaagattcagacccacctggccaaggtagcctgaacccctcccttttggtgtgacactgtcacttcccggtgacacctccaaagcgcgaccctccacgcagacctggccccagcagaggaacggtcaccacaagaa from Rissa tridactyla isolate bRisTri1 chromosome 15, bRisTri1.patW.cur.20221130, whole genome shotgun sequence includes the following:
- the LOC128918017 gene encoding tektin-3-like, whose product is MESVGSPLPAKFAHPRAIPTRFLPAIHTMASSYKNRFPYRPLPQSYSLPWMPSTYYKTAASKPTLAAFSKSSQGITDGEKLPSVSTRTTVFTRYTPEDWYKSNVTNYRESETSQKNAERLRADTSRIIDHKYQQTKKTQVESTKNLGVRANDIAFWKSELCHELDEVIGETNALTEVKTRLERALAEAEAPLRVAQECLLHREKRMGIDLVHDNVEEQLLTEVDVIRSCREKMQQFLEKVKAQITSNRVAQQNLEKDLANKQVAHRIDDRCHHLMNTSQGISYYRGVEQVDATISVPQSWAKFTNDNILRSQSERAASAKLRDNIENLLAVTDSQMWRQFNAVNVAFTNRIAETADAKRKIQTHLAKTVQEIFQTERNIEAIQKAIRDQGPPLKVAQTRLDQRTRRPNMELCRDTAQLRLVNEVRDIHETVQTLQQQLRDSQDTLQMLVRAKAVLQHDLAVKANSLFIDQEKCMAMRKTFPSTARL